The genomic interval GTAATCAGTCATGAAGTTCAGGTTAGTGATCTTTTGACCGGCAGGTTTTTTAAGGCGGCTTCCGAGGGCGCCTCCAATTGGATCAGCCGACGTAAACGTGAACCGAGTAGTACCGGCCGTTTTCAAAATCTACGCGCACTCCGATTTCCCCGGTGTCTTTTTCATCATACGGGTTTGGCCCTGAATTGTAACGCCAGCAGAATAAGGAATGTAGATTCGGCTGGTCACAAGTCTGCAATGAAGAGCCCCTAAAGGAGCGCTCCCCGCATCGCGGGATGGACTCTTCTGTGTCGGTGGTTTTGTGTACCCGATTTCTTATACTTTGGGCAGTTAATTGTTTTGATGAATGCGGTGCCCCAAGTAGAGCGATAGTCTCTTTGCAAGCCAGACTCTACGGATAGGCAGCTTAAAATTACATATGAGGCGGTGAGTTTACTCAACTCACCGCCTTAAAAGGCTTAGATCAAGGGACTCATGACCTCCGAGGCCCTAAGAGTCTTAGCAACTCCCGAAGATCCCCAAAACCCAAACTACCTAGGGCGTGATTCGCAGCCGATGCCGTCGCGGTCGCGGTCGAGGTGTGTGCCGTAGCCTGGATCGCTTTGGCGGATGGACCTTCCCAGGACGTTCCATACTTCGGTGCAGTTTTTGTAGGTGCGGTTGGTCTGTACTGGGGCTGGAGCAGGCGCGACAACCTGGGGAGCGACAACCTGGGGCGCGACTGCCTGAGGGGCAGGAGCGGGAGCAGGTGCTGGGGCAGGCGCCTGAGGTGCCAGTGCAGGGGGATTTGGAATGATTCCTGGGAGGGGATTTGGGATCATGCGCTGTTGTACTGCCCAGTGCACACCACTTGCGATAAGTCCGCCGACTGCAGCGATAGCTGCGATGCCGAAGATGATGTCCCGGTTGGAGATGTCAGAATCTTCGGAATCCTCTGAACTTCCTGAGCTTGTGCCGCTGCTCAGCTCAGATGACACGGAGGCGTCAGTGTCTGTGTCCACGGTTTGCGCCTGCACTGGTGAGATGGCGGAAAAGGCGATCGCGGTGGTCGCGAGCATGGTGATGAGGGTTTTACGCATGCCAATCATCTTTGCACGAGCTGTCAAAATTATTACTATTTTCTGTCAGCGCTCCCCTTTTTTTTGGGTGTATAGGAGATGCTATTTTCCGGGCATCTAGCGCGCAGGCACCCCGGTAAGCTACATGTCCGGTGCAAGCTTTTTGCTTATCGACGCCCCCTCAACCACAATCCACCCAGCCCCAATGCAACTTTATTTAGATACCAACCGCATTATATTTACCTCGCGGGGAGACGAAATTAGGTTGGGTTGGATGAAAACGATTTACACACAATGCCACCGGCTGTTCATTATCTATGCAAGATGGAATTAATTTGAAAATCTTTAGGATGAAGTTGATTCGGAGTGTTTATAACTGGCTGGGATAGTGTCAGACCCCGGCAACTGTGACGTGGCCGATTGGTTACCAAACACTCTTGTTCAGAAGCTTCTGGGCTAAAAGAGAGTTGTGTAATGCCACTTTCACACATAGCCGGTGAGTGCTGTAAATGATTACGGGGAATTTAACTATTATGCTCTTTATCTTCCGTTTTTCTGGTGGTCAGAGCATCATCGGCAAGCGCAGAAAGGTGAAACAAACTGGTGAGGAGAGAACCATAGATAGGCCACTTCTTTGAAGTTAATTGTTGATCCTCACTCATCTCACTTGAAAGTTTAGAGAGCCGGTCGCGGATAGGATCTATTTCCTGATTCGGATCTGCGAGCAAAGCTCCGGCATCGTGCATAAGGGATACCCACTGTTGCTGGAATACTGGATCCCAGTCGGAATCTATAATCGGGGTATCACGAAGAGTACGGGCAAGGTGGCGTAAATGAGCGATCCCTTCATCAATGCTGGTGAGGTTTGATTCATAACTTGTTTCCGTAGGCTGGGGGCGGCCCTCTTGGATGCGGATTTTACGAGGATTAACTCGACGGCTTTCGCGAGCGAACCGCACGGAGTGCCACGCTTTTTCTAGGTCATTGTTAATAGAATTAATTTCTTCCAGCCACTCATCTGCATTGTCGATATTCCACTTTTCTGCAAGCTCATCGGCCATTTTTTGTAAAACCTCACCCATCCTCCGATCTAAGTTTCCTACCACCATGTTTGCCTCCTGGTCGCGTAAGGGAGGAAAGATGATGAGGTTGATGGCTATGGCAACAGCCACGCCGAGCAGGATCTCTAAAATACGGTCGTATAGAAGGGGTTGTTGATCATCAAACCCGGAGGCAAGAAGAAAAATGGATGTAGTAGCAATACCTATTCCTTCCGCGCGGAGCTTTGGTACTCGTGCACCTATTAATCCTATGACCATTGCAAGGCCAAAAGTCCACACACTGACGTCTAAGTAAGTGCCTATGACAAAGGAAAGTCCAACTCCGATGACAGAAGCAATTGCAGTCTGAATTCCACTGATAAAGGTGTGGTAGACGGTGAATTGCATCGTCATTAACGCTACCCAGGGAGCTAAAAAGGGTAGTTGGGAGTTAAGGAGGTTAACCGAAATCCACCACGTGACTGTCGCAGCAAGTGCTGATTTAAAAACCTGCAGTGCATCTGATTGGACTGCGGGTGAGCGAATTTTTTCCATTAATGGGGTGGTTATTTCAGCCACGAGTCTCTCTTCAACGGGGATGGTTTTACAGAAGCCTATCCGAGTTCCCGTCGAAAAGGCCGAGCCTAGTATGGCGAGGCAATAAAGATGGCAAAACCGGCTGCCTTTTATATCTAAAAGGCAGCCGGTTTCAATGTTAAATCTGTTTCTAGGCCTCTAGCTCAAACGCACGAGCGAAGGTGGTCCAAGATCCGCGGAGGTCATCTTGCCACCAGCCCCATGAGTGGGTGCCGGTTGGGCGGAGGTTCCAGTCGGCTGGGATGCCGGCGGAGTCAAGTTTTGCCTTGAGGTCGTGGGTGCACTTGTTGGTTGCAGCTTCGATGATGCCGCCGGTTACCACAGTTTCTGCCATTGCGATGGACTGAACTTGTTGGTTGAGTCCTTCGAAGCGTGGGCTGTCGACGGATTCCCATTCACCAGCAAGGCCGGATGCGTTGGAGACGTATAGTTCGGTTCCGCGTAGTTTGTCGGAGTTGATCAGTGCGTCGTTGTAGATGTTGTATTCGCCACCACGTGGTCCCCACATTTGTTCTGGGGTTGCGTTGCCGCGGTCAAGGGTGAGTTTGAGGTATTCCCATGGGAGCAGGCTTGAGGTTGCTGCGCATCCTGAGAAGGATGCTGCTGCGTCGTAGAAGCCTGGGAAGTGTTGTGGGAAGAGTAGGGAAGTAGTTGCGGACATGGACATGCCAGCAATTGCACGCTGACCGTCAGTGTTGAGCTTTTCTTCCAATGGTCCTGGAAGTTCCTTCACCAGGAAGGTTTCCCACATTTGCTTGCCACCGAGGGACGCATTCTCTTCTACCCAGTCGGTGTAGTAGGAAAACTTGCCTTCCATTGGAATAACAACGTTAACGTTCTTTTCTAGGTAGAAATCCAGAACGTCAGTCTGCATAACCCAGTTAGCGGCACCTTCGCCACCGTCGCCACCGTTAAGAAGGTAAATCACAGGACGAGGACCTGCGGACTCATCGGCAGTTATAACTACCAGTGGCACATTGCGGTCCATGGAAGGGGAGTATGCCCACATTTCTTTGACGCGCTCGTCTGCTGCGTTGACGTGTGCGCGCCAGCGAGGTGCAGAGGCTTCATCTGCAGGAGCACTATCGGAGATGGTGGATAGTGCAGTATCGCCAGCAACGTCTGCTGGGGTTACTTCGGCAGCGCCTGCGGTGGATGGCGTGACAATGGTGGACATCGCAATTCCCAGCGCGATGGCTGGTGCAGCGATGCGGCGAAGAAGCTTCATACGTCTTTCCCTCGTGAACTTGTGGTTGGTAGCCCTGACCTCGCCATTACATGACCAGTTAGGGACTGCAGGGCCTAAACCCACTAATCGACAATATAAACCAAAGCTGTGTGTTCAGCCCGTTGTGGGTAAAACTAGCAGCTAAAAGTTGCGCCAAAGATTGTGGTGCACCTTTAATTTACATCTATATTTCAAGCTATTACGTTAACAGGCGCTTTACCTTTTCGAAATAACGAGCCAAAAATCTCTGAACCCAGGCACAACCTCCAATCCCAACAAACCCAGCGAACACCCCCAAATCAAAACCCAGCCCAACCCATACCTTTAAATTCAGATCCTCACCCCTCACAGAGCGTCCAAGCAGCACCCCAACACCACCCCTCTCAAATAGCCCCACACCCCACAAACGCCTTTGGAGTCTAAGAAATGCTAAGGTCAGCCCAAAAACTACCTAAAATCTCCATAAGAGTAACGCCTGCTATGTCTCTTAAATTTCATGTCCTGCCCCACAAATTTGGAAATTGCGCTGAACTAAAATCAATTTCAAGCTAAATTAAGGAACCTGAGCTTCTGACCTATTCAGCGCTGGATTTTTTCTGGCATTTTCTTGGCAGTCAGTGAGTTGCTAACGTTCTATTGGTTAAAAATTGATCTGCAAGAGGACTGCAAAATATGGAATTAAGGGAATACGCGACAATCCTGATGAAGAATTGGGTGTTGATCGTTATCGCATCCATTCTTGGAATTGCAGCGGGCGCTGGTTTTTCCCTTCTAGCTACACCGGAGTATCAGTCACGTACTCAGTTGTATGTATCGGTGCGGTCGGGGGCTGGGACAACCTCTGACATGGTTCAGGGTGCTAACTTTTCGCGTCAGATTGTGAATAGTTATGTTGATGTCATTAAGACGGGTGTTGTTCTAGAGCCGGTTGTTGATGAGCTTGGTCTGGAGTTGACGGCTAACCAGTTGAGTTCTCATATCAGTGCGGCTTCTCCTGCTGATACTGCGTTGATCAACATCACTGCTTCTAGTCCTTCTCCTCAGCAGGCGGCTGAGATCGCCAATGCAGTGGGGGAGAGTTTCAAGAATGTGATTCAGACTGAATTGGAACCAGACTCCGGCGATGGCATGAGCCCGATTAACCTGACTACTACTCAGGTGGCTCTGGAACCATCTTCTCCGGTCAGTCCTAATGTGATGATGAATATCCTCCTCGGCCTACTTGTAGGTCTTGCAATAGGTGTTGGTATTGCAGTGCTTCGCGCGGCTTTGGATACTCGTATTCATTCCTTGCGCGATATTGAAGAGGTTACTGATAAGCCACTTTTGGGCGGAATCATTGCGGATTCTGAAGTTGAGAAGCACCCGTTGATCATTAAGCACAAGCCGCATAGTCCTATTGCGGAGTCCTTTCGTGCGTTACGTACTAACCTGCAGTTCCTTAACGTCGGCGGCTCATCTTCAGTATTTGTTATCTCCTCTGCTAATCCTGGTGAGGGTAAGTCAACCACTTCTGTAAACCTAGCTTTGGCGCTTGCAGAGGCCGGCTCCCGTGTAGCGCTGATCGAAGCTGATCTTCGCTTGCCACGAGTGAGCAAGTACCTCGGAGTTGAGGGCAACGCAGGTCTGACTGACATTCTCATTGGCAAGGCCGAGGTTAATGATGTGTTGCAGCGTTGGGGTAGGACTCAGTTGTACTATCTCCCGGCAGGGCGCATTCCGCCGAACCCGAGTGAGTTGCTTGGTTCAGCTGAGATGGAAAAGGTCATTGCGGAGCTTGAGGAAAGCTTTGATTATGTGATCATCGATGCCCCTCCGGCGTTGGCGGTTACCGATGCTGCAGTTATTGGTCATGGCAAGGCTGGCATCCTGATTGCGGTCTCCGCAGGTTCTACAAAGAAGCCTGAGTTGGAAGCTACGCTGTCCACGCTTGAGAATGCGGATGCCAATGTTGTTGGCGTTGTCGCTACGATGCTCCCGCCTAAGTCTGTGGCTGGTTATGGCTACGGAAATTACGGCTACGGCGACACCTCCAAAATCAATGCCCCTAAGCCCGACAACACCGAACTAACCACCACCGATGCTTCCAAGGCCAACAATGAGCAATAGCTTCACTATTCTCACTGTCTGTACTGGAAACATTTGCCGCTCCCCGTTAGCTAAGCAGCTACTTGAACTTGAGCTTCCGGGGGCAGATATAATCCGCGTTGATTCCGCCGGTGTTCAGGCGATGGTTGATTCGCCTATGCCGGAGCAATCTTTAGAAATCGCACGTAAACAGGGCATAGAAAACCCTGAGGAGCACCGAGCTAAGCAGATTACTGAGGAGCTTGTAAACCAATCTGATC from Corynebacterium glutamicum ATCC 13032 carries:
- a CDS encoding FUSC family protein → MAEITTPLMEKIRSPAVQSDALQVFKSALAATVTWWISVNLLNSQLPFLAPWVALMTMQFTVYHTFISGIQTAIASVIGVGLSFVIGTYLDVSVWTFGLAMVIGLIGARVPKLRAEGIGIATTSIFLLASGFDDQQPLLYDRILEILLGVAVAIAINLIIFPPLRDQEANMVVGNLDRRMGEVLQKMADELAEKWNIDNADEWLEEINSINNDLEKAWHSVRFARESRRVNPRKIRIQEGRPQPTETSYESNLTSIDEGIAHLRHLARTLRDTPIIDSDWDPVFQQQWVSLMHDAGALLADPNQEIDPIRDRLSKLSSEMSEDQQLTSKKWPIYGSLLTSLFHLSALADDALTTRKTEDKEHNS
- a CDS encoding polysaccharide biosynthesis tyrosine autokinase; the encoded protein is MELREYATILMKNWVLIVIASILGIAAGAGFSLLATPEYQSRTQLYVSVRSGAGTTSDMVQGANFSRQIVNSYVDVIKTGVVLEPVVDELGLELTANQLSSHISAASPADTALINITASSPSPQQAAEIANAVGESFKNVIQTELEPDSGDGMSPINLTTTQVALEPSSPVSPNVMMNILLGLLVGLAIGVGIAVLRAALDTRIHSLRDIEEVTDKPLLGGIIADSEVEKHPLIIKHKPHSPIAESFRALRTNLQFLNVGGSSSVFVISSANPGEGKSTTSVNLALALAEAGSRVALIEADLRLPRVSKYLGVEGNAGLTDILIGKAEVNDVLQRWGRTQLYYLPAGRIPPNPSELLGSAEMEKVIAELEESFDYVIIDAPPALAVTDAAVIGHGKAGILIAVSAGSTKKPELEATLSTLENADANVVGVVATMLPPKSVAGYGYGNYGYGDTSKINAPKPDNTELTTTDASKANNEQ
- a CDS encoding excalibur calcium-binding domain-containing protein, giving the protein MRKTLITMLATTAIAFSAISPVQAQTVDTDTDASVSSELSSGTSSGSSEDSEDSDISNRDIIFGIAAIAAVGGLIASGVHWAVQQRMIPNPLPGIIPNPPALAPQAPAPAPAPAPAPQAVAPQVVAPQVVAPAPAPVQTNRTYKNCTEVWNVLGRSIRQSDPGYGTHLDRDRDGIGCESRPR
- a CDS encoding alpha/beta hydrolase — its product is MKLLRRIAAPAIALGIAMSTIVTPSTAGAAEVTPADVAGDTALSTISDSAPADEASAPRWRAHVNAADERVKEMWAYSPSMDRNVPLVVITADESAGPRPVIYLLNGGDGGEGAANWVMQTDVLDFYLEKNVNVVIPMEGKFSYYTDWVEENASLGGKQMWETFLVKELPGPLEEKLNTDGQRAIAGMSMSATTSLLFPQHFPGFYDAAASFSGCAATSSLLPWEYLKLTLDRGNATPEQMWGPRGGEYNIYNDALINSDKLRGTELYVSNASGLAGEWESVDSPRFEGLNQQVQSIAMAETVVTGGIIEAATNKCTHDLKAKLDSAGIPADWNLRPTGTHSWGWWQDDLRGSWTTFARAFELEA